Proteins encoded together in one Lathyrus oleraceus cultivar Zhongwan6 chromosome 5, CAAS_Psat_ZW6_1.0, whole genome shotgun sequence window:
- the LOC127084022 gene encoding cation/H(+) antiporter 15, with translation METRRGNGTVSVSYDTHGLLEVCVKNDRNVGSYGIFLGDNPLEFALPATLFQLIVVITISQTLYFLLRPLQTPKFICSLLGGILLGPSFLGRNEIYWKALFPARQADVLVVTSIIGVIYFLFFIALKMDLLMTVRAAKSTWRLGIIPFMASFIVISTLINVYYLPHNFPHLKSDTSRSALSATMAFSNFPVVSEALIELNLIATELGQIALSSATLNDCIQFSIIVSHHLMDTEKVEYLVLGTLSWILFLLCSFFILRPIMKIIARNTPIGKPVKRVYVVFILLGALVMAGITDIIGVTFLIGPLIYGLVIPSGPPLGTTLVEKCEVIILEFLLPFFFADVGMTTNLTALRNWREFVTLQLILFAGDVAKVIACVLVSMTYNIKPKNGTVLGLMLNIKGVTHLIALTKLRKLKILDDETFSHLVLSVMLMTGLITPIITILYKHRPRALKSSNIHDGQMRTIQNSSRNSELRVVTCLYNEGNVRGITALLEVCNPVPASPLGVYVIHLIELLGKSAPILLPINYRRNKQLLSVNYPDTNHIMQAFENYSNNSSGPVIVLPYVNVAPYKSMHDAVVNLAQDKLAALIIVPFHENDHIDLNGHVSTSIRKLNTRFQAHVPCTLGILVDRYSRLGVRTDHTKPYFHVGIFFIGGPDDREALALGIRMSDRENMKVSLFRFVVMNKKHCVGKSLSGREMTVSEQEYDDMLDEGLIDEFKSMKFGVGSVCWYEVVVEDGVEVMSAIRTLEGDYDLVMVGKRHNIGSLKDEEMGNFIENVQILGIYGDMLSSTEFCIGMVPVLVTQCGGDKRAMRFDRVGSNNVSEKSLNYGSQTSLNVNK, from the exons ATGGAAACTAGAAGAGGCAACGGAACCGTTTCAGTTTCTTACGATACCCATGGATTGTTGGAAGTTTGTGTAAAAAATGATAGAAATGTTGGCTCTTATGGCATTTTCTTGGGAGACAATCCATTGGAATTCGCTCTTCCTGCAACATTGTTCCAACTCATTGTTGTCATCACAATCTCTCAAACGCTTTACTTTCTTCTCCGGCCGTTACAAACCCCCAAATTCATCTGCAGCCTTCTC GGTGGAATTCTGTTGGGGCCATCATTTCTAGGGAGGAATGAAATTTACTGGAAAGCATTATTTCCGGCGAGACAAGCTGATGTTTTAGTAGTGACGTCGATAATCGGAGTAATATACTTTCTGTTCTTTATTGCGCTGAAAATGGATCTACTAATGACGGTAAGAGCAGCAAAGAGTACATGGCGACTCGGAATAATACCTTTCATGGCGTCTTTTATAGTGATATCGACGCTTATAAATGTTTACTATTTACCACATAATTTTCCTCATCTCAAATCAGATACGTCGCGTTCAGCATTAAGTGCTACAATGGCATTTAGTAATTTCCCTGTTGTGTCCGAAGCTTTGATAGAATTGAACCTCATAGCAACTGAATTAGGACAGATTGCTCTGTCTTCCGCCACGCTCAACGACTGCATACAGTTTTCTATCATAGTATCGCACCATCTCATGGATACTGAGAAAGTGGAATATTTAGTCTTAGGTACGTTGAGTTGGATTTTGTTTTTGCTTTGTAGCTTCTTCATTTTAAGACCAATTATGAAGATAATTGCACGCAACACGCCCATTGGGAAACCGGTGAAACGGGTTTATGTTGTGTTTATTCTTCTCGGTGCTTTAGTTATGGCCGGTATAACTGATATAATCGGGGTCACGTTTCTTATTGGACCATTGATTTATGGTTTGGTTATACCAAGTGGACCTCCTTTGGGGACAACATTGGTTGAGAAATGTGAAGTTATTATCTTAGAATTTCTGTTACCTTTCTTCTTTGCTGATGTTGGCATGACCACAAATCTCACTGCACTTCGCAATTGGAGAGAGTTTGTAACTTTGCAACTTATATTATTCGCGGGAGACGTAGCCAAGGTTATTGCTTGCGTGTTGGTTTCTATGACATATAACATTAAGCCCAAAAATGGGACGGTGCTCGGACTCATGTTGAACATTAAGGGCGTCACTCACCTGATTGCTCTTACTAAATTAAGGAAACTCAAG ATATTGGATGATGAAACATTCAGTCACTTGGTCCTTTCTGTGATGCTTATGACCGGATTAATCACACCTATTATTACAATATTATACAAGCATCGTCCTCGAGCACTAAAGTCATCAAACATACATGATGGTCAGATGAGAACAATCCAAAACTCTTCTAGAAATTCAGAGCTTCGCGTTGTTACTTGTTTATACAACGAAGGAAATGTACGTGGTATCACTGCTCTGTTAGAGGTTTGCAACCCAGTTCCAGCTAGCCCGTTAGGTGTCTATGTGATTCATCTCATCGAGCTTTTAGGAAAAAGTGCACCAATCTTGCTTCCAATTAATTACAGACGAAACAAACAACTATTGTCTGTGAATTACCCCGACACTAACCACATCATGCAGGCATTTGAGAATTACTCTAACAACTCTTCTGGTCCGGTTATTGTTTTACCGTATGTCAACGTGGCACCTTATAAGAGTATGCACGATGCTGTTGTCAACTTAGCACAAGACAAATTGGCTGCTCTTATTATAGTCCCTTTTCACGAAAATGACCATATTGATCTCAATGGACACGTATCAACTTCAATTCGAAAACTCAACACTAGGTTTCAAGCGCACGTGCCTTGCACGTTGGGGATATTGGTCGATAGATACTCGCGACTTGGCGTGAGGACTGATCACACGAAACCTTATTTCCATGTCGGGATATTTTTCATTGGCGGGCCTGATGACAGAGAAGCATTGGCTTTGGGAATTCGAATGTCGGATAGAGAGAATATGAAGGTGTCCTTGTTTCGGTTCGTTGTGATGAATAAAAAACATTGTGTAGGTAAATCTCTATCAGGTAGAGAAATGACAGTAAGTGAGCAAGAGTACGATGACATGTTGGACGAAGGTTTAATCGACGAGTTTAAAAGTATGAAATTTGGGGTTGGGAGTGTTTGTTGGTACGAGGTTGTGGTGGAGGATGGAGTAGAGGTAATGAGTGCAATTCGTACTTTGGAAGGAGACTATGATCTTGTGATGGTTGGGAAGAGACATAATATAGGCTCTTTAAAAGATGAAGAAATGGGAAATTTCATAGAGAATGTTCAAATATTAGGGATATATGGAGATATGTTGTCATCAACAGAGTTCTGTATTGGAATGGTTCCTGTTTTGGTGACACAATGTGGTGGGGATAAAAGAGCAATGAGGTTTGATAGAGTAGGTTCAAATAATGTATCTGAAAAAAGTTTAAATTATGGATCTCAGACAAGTTTAAATGTTAATAAATAA
- the LOC127080272 gene encoding cation/H(+) antiporter 15, which yields MSFDKLFLISSNGPHAFQKCFNNRTIGSLGIWFGDNPFDFVLPITLCQIILSFMVSRTLYYVLRPLQTPKFLCCVIGGVLLGPTAIGRNVRLMDTLFPLKQASFLITLSKIGSSYFVFIYALKLDVINNLKTAKRCWRFGVIPYYSCYFATTILLALYRPPEDQNENNTGSVYSIPNVFTISSFAVVSEALTELNLISTELGQIALSSSMISEILQWITITLQFSSKINFVLSLGFLAGTCLFGLSFFFIVRPMAKLIIQRTPVGKPVNETCIVMILLGVLVMAGLSDLVGLHFVMGPIFFGLVMPNGPPLATTIIERSELINQEFLMPFFFLYVGISTNFRGINKHWKVALTFQAILFVGFLTKVIACVLVSPTYNMRHKHGLVLGLILNIKGILELIFFSRLKKLMVIDDEVYSQMVLYVVLMTGICIPLIKSLYKHRSRVLIDKSIHEGRERTIQSTSNNSELSIISCVHNETNVRSMIGLLEACNPSKGSPLYVHIVHLTELLGKSTPILLPINMKNKISLSINYPNSRHILRAFENYSDNSKGPVTINAYINVSPYNSMHEAVCNLAEDKLVHLLIIPFHENDQSLGNNVGPTIRELNSNFQACAQCTVGILVDRYSQISMSATNLSFNVAIFFVGGQDDREALALGIRMFERPNTNVTLFCFIIHNISDSTNNNNRSGIVEYKVDDKDDEIFESMLDESLIDEFKAKKISNDNVVCHEIVVDDCIQMLEAIRGLENEDYDLVMVGKRHNIGDLTDEEMSNFMDNAILLGVFGDMLASTEFCNGKVPILVLQCGDKRVKQFEKVVSRVNTLF from the exons atgtcATTTGATAAATTATTTCTAATTTCCTCTAATGGTCCTCATGCATTCCAAAAATGTTTCAATAATAGAACAATAGGCTCATTAGGCATTTGGTTTGGTGATAATCCATTTGATTTTGTTCTCCCCATCACATTGTGCCAAATCATTCTATCCTTCATGGTTTCTCGAACACTTTATTATGTCCTAAGACCTCTACAAACACCCAAATTCTTATGTTGTGTCATT GGTGGTGTTCTATTAGGGCCAACAGCCATAGGGCGAAACGTAAGATTAATGGATACATTGTTTCCACTAAAACAAGCTTCATTCTTAATAACATTGTCAAAAATAGGATCATCCTATTTTGTCTTCATCTACGCATTGAAGTTAGATGTAATAAACAACTTGAAAACAGCCAAACGTTGTTGGAGATTTGGTGTAATCCCTTACTACTCATGTTATTTCGCCACAACAATTCTCTTAGCTTTGTATAGACCACCTGAAGATCAAAACGAAAACAATACAGGCTCAGTATATTCAATCCCAAACGTCTTCACCATTTCTAGCTTCGCAGTTGTTTCTGAAGCCTTAACAGAACTCAACCTTATCAGCACAGAATTAGGACAAATCGCTTTATCTTCGTCAATGATTAGCGAAATCCTCCAATGGATTACTATAACCCTCCAATTCAGTTCAAAAATAAACTTTGTACTATCACTTGGATTCTTGGCTGGTACTTGCTTATTTGGTTTATCCTTCTTTTTCATTGTAAGACCAATGGCCAAATTGATCATTCAAAGAACCCCGGTCGGAAAACCGGTGAACGAAACATGTATAGTTATGATACTTTTGGGTGTTCTAGTTATGGCAGGCCTAAGCGATTTAGTTGGTTTACATTTTGTCATGGGACCTATTTTCTTTGGTTTGGTAATGCCTAATGGCCCTCCCTTGGCAACAACAATAATAGAGAGAAGTGAGTTAATCAATCAAGAATTTCTTATGCCATTTTTCTTTTTATATGTTGGCATAAGCACAAATTTTCGTGGAATCAACAAACACTGGAAGGTCGCTCTTACATTTCAAGCTATCTTATTTGTTGGATTCTTGACAAAAGTGATTGCATGCGTTCTTGTTTCTCCCACATATAACATGAGACATAAACATGGCTTGGTGCTTGGACTTATATTGAACATCAAAGGCATCCTCGAACTAATATTTTTCTCTAGACTCAAAAAACTCATG GTTATTGATGATGAAGTATATAGCCAAATGGTTCTATATGTCGTGTTGATGACCGGAATATGCATACCCTTGATAAAGTCTTTGTATAAACATCGATCTCGCGTGTTGATAGATAAAAGCATACATGAAGGTAGAGAAAGAACAATCCAAAGCACATCTAATAATTCAGAGCTCAGCATAATTTCTTGCGTACACAATGAAACAAATGTTCGTAGCATGATTGGTTTATTAGAAGCTTGTAACCCATCAAAAGGAAGTCCTTTATATGTCCACATTGTTCATCTCACAGAGTTATTAGGAAAAAGCACACCGATTCTGCTACCTATAAATATGAAAAACAAAATATCATTATCCATAAATTACCCTAACAGCAGACACATTTTACGTGCTTTCGAGAATTACTCCGATAATTCTAAAGGTCCGGTTACAATTAACGCGTATATTAATGTTTCACCTTACAATAGTATGCATGAAGCCGTTTGTAACCTCGCCGAAGACAAACTAGTTCATCTCCTCATCATTCCATTTCATGAAAATGATCAAAGTTTAGGTAACAATGTTGGACCTACAATTCGCGAGCTCAATAGTAATTTTCAAGCTTGCGCGCAATGTACCGTTGGAATATTGGTGGATAGATACTCGCAAATTAGTATGAGTGCAACCAATCTATCGTTTAATGTTGCTATATTTTTTGTTGGTGGACAAGATGATCGAGAAGCGTTGGCGTTGGGTATTCGAATGTTTGAACGGCCTAATACAAATGTTACATTATTTTGTTTCATCATTCATAATATTAGTGATAGTACTAATAATAATAATCGTTCAGGCATTGTTGAATATAAAGTTGATGATAAAGACGATGAAATATTCGAGAGTATGTTGGATGAGAGTTTGATAGATGAGTTTAAGGCTAAGAAAATTAGTAATGATAATGTTGTTTGTCATGAGATTGTGGTGGATGATTGTATACAAATGTTGGAAGCGATTCGAGGTTTAGAGAATGAAGACTATGATCTTGTGATGGTTGGTAAGAGACATAATATTGGTGATTTGACGGATGAAGAAATGTCAAATTTTATGGATAATGCAATTTTGTTGGGTGTTTTTGGAGATATGTTGGCATCTACTGAGTTTTGTAATGGAAAAGTTCCTATTTTGGTGTTGCAATGTGGAGATAAAAGAGTTAAACAATTTGAGAAGGTAGTGTCTCGTGTTAATACATTATTTTAG